A genomic segment from Halogeometricum sp. S3BR5-2 encodes:
- a CDS encoding ABC transporter permease, which yields MRYAKRAEQSASLLAVLAVWAAATMVFATDPSLPTPPQVVAALIDSATGSYFWGEVALSTFRVYFSYLVAAAVGVPLGLLIGRSEVAEDLLFPALEVLRPIPPIAWFPALTIILFTPQNIVRFIIFLAAFFPILLNTIEGVQAVEEEYSQAASSLGASRSQTLRHVVLPGALPSVYTGLVNAMGLAWVSLVAAEVLSSSGLGYFIWNAFTAGAYPNVVVGMVAVAVLGYASSALVRRLGARGLPWLQSAS from the coding sequence ATGCGCTACGCCAAGCGCGCCGAGCAGTCGGCGTCGCTCCTCGCGGTGCTCGCGGTCTGGGCGGCCGCCACGATGGTGTTCGCCACCGACCCGAGCCTCCCGACCCCGCCGCAGGTAGTCGCGGCGCTGATCGACTCGGCGACGGGGTCGTACTTCTGGGGCGAGGTCGCCCTGAGCACGTTTCGGGTGTACTTCTCCTATCTCGTCGCCGCCGCGGTCGGCGTTCCGCTGGGACTGCTGATCGGACGGAGCGAGGTCGCCGAGGACCTTCTCTTCCCGGCGCTGGAGGTCCTCCGGCCGATTCCGCCCATCGCCTGGTTCCCGGCGCTGACGATCATCCTGTTCACCCCGCAGAACATCGTCCGCTTCATCATCTTCCTCGCCGCCTTCTTCCCCATCCTGCTCAACACCATCGAGGGCGTGCAGGCCGTCGAGGAGGAGTACTCGCAGGCGGCTAGTTCGCTCGGCGCGTCCAGGTCACAGACCCTGCGTCACGTCGTGCTTCCCGGCGCGCTTCCCTCCGTCTACACGGGTCTCGTCAACGCGATGGGGCTGGCGTGGGTCAGCCTCGTCGCGGCCGAGGTGCTGTCGAGCAGCGGTCTCGGCTATTTCATCTGGAACGCGTTCACCGCCGGTGCGTACCCGAACGTCGTCGTCGGGATGGTCGCGGTCGCCGTTCTCGGCTACGCGTCGTCGGCGCTCGTCCGCCGACTCGGCGCCCGAGGCCTGCCGTGGCTCCAGTCGGCGTCCTGA
- a CDS encoding ABC transporter ATP-binding protein produces the protein MSERNTDDARTDANERPADRTGPDGDEQFRSWTESSGTGTVNIKDMSKVYDADGGDLTAVDGMDLHIEAEEFVTVLGPSGCGKSTVMECVAGYLDPTEGEVLVNGEPVDGPDPSRGVVFQENRLFPWKTINENVRFGPQMRDAVDENRVETLFDQMGLEGFENSYPHELSGGMQQRAELARLLANDPDIMLMDEPFSGLDAMTKELMQEKLLDVWEDDDRTVLFITHDVEEAILLADRVVVMTARPGRVKDVIDVDLDRPRDTDVVTTDRFKELQRRANESIHEEAERAMEQAEGRA, from the coding sequence ATGAGTGAACGCAACACCGACGACGCGCGCACCGACGCGAACGAACGACCCGCGGACCGAACGGGACCGGACGGCGACGAGCAGTTCCGCTCGTGGACCGAATCCAGCGGGACGGGCACGGTCAACATCAAAGATATGTCGAAGGTCTACGACGCCGACGGCGGCGACCTGACCGCGGTCGACGGGATGGACCTCCACATCGAGGCCGAGGAGTTCGTGACCGTCCTCGGCCCCTCCGGATGCGGGAAGAGCACCGTGATGGAGTGCGTCGCGGGCTACCTCGACCCGACCGAGGGCGAGGTGCTGGTCAACGGCGAACCGGTGGACGGACCCGACCCCTCACGCGGGGTGGTCTTCCAGGAGAACCGGCTGTTCCCGTGGAAGACCATCAACGAGAACGTCCGGTTCGGGCCCCAGATGCGGGACGCGGTCGACGAGAACCGCGTCGAGACGCTGTTCGACCAGATGGGGTTGGAGGGGTTCGAGAACTCCTACCCACACGAACTCTCGGGCGGGATGCAACAGCGCGCCGAACTCGCGCGACTGCTCGCGAACGACCCCGACATCATGCTGATGGACGAACCGTTCAGCGGACTCGACGCGATGACTAAGGAGCTGATGCAGGAGAAACTGCTCGACGTCTGGGAGGACGACGACAGGACCGTCCTGTTCATCACCCACGACGTCGAGGAGGCCATCCTGCTCGCCGACCGGGTGGTCGTGATGACGGCCCGACCGGGGCGGGTGAAAGACGTCATCGACGTCGACCTCGACCGACCGCGCGACACCGACGTCGTCACCACCGACCGGTTCAAGGAACTCCAGCGGCGGGCGAACGAGAGCATCCACGAGGAGGCCGAACGCGCGATGGAGCAGGCGGAGGGACGGGCCTGA
- a CDS encoding ABC transporter permease — MSTRSTTERVGEWFTGSFPSPTRGVRKLLSLVGFLGVWWLFYQFGVLNFEHFVSPGTALVAFGEVLVGQPLVEGGDTIYLHAAYSTARVAVGVGVAALLAVPLGLVVGTSQRWENLLYTALEALRPIPPIAWLPVAIIVFPALTLGAVSIPLSALFVVFIGAFFPIFTNTVEGARNVEAEFRRAAESLGASSRNVFRHVVLPATLPSIITGLSLGVGLGWITVVAAELVTGGPGLGYIIIRGSRLRNKQTIVIGMLAVGALGYASSALVARLGRWLTPWTDAE; from the coding sequence GTGAGCACCCGGTCGACGACCGAGCGCGTCGGCGAGTGGTTCACCGGGTCCTTCCCGTCACCGACGCGGGGGGTCCGAAAGCTCCTCTCGCTCGTCGGGTTCCTCGGCGTCTGGTGGCTGTTCTACCAGTTCGGCGTGCTCAACTTCGAGCACTTCGTGAGCCCCGGAACGGCTCTCGTCGCGTTCGGCGAGGTGCTCGTCGGACAGCCGCTGGTCGAGGGCGGGGACACCATCTACCTCCACGCCGCCTACTCGACGGCGCGGGTCGCGGTCGGCGTCGGCGTCGCGGCGCTGCTCGCCGTCCCCCTCGGTCTGGTCGTCGGCACGAGCCAGCGATGGGAGAACCTCCTGTACACCGCGCTCGAAGCGCTCCGTCCGATACCGCCCATCGCGTGGCTCCCGGTCGCCATCATCGTCTTCCCGGCGCTCACGCTCGGGGCGGTTTCGATTCCGCTCTCGGCGCTGTTCGTGGTGTTCATCGGCGCCTTCTTCCCGATATTCACGAACACCGTCGAGGGCGCGCGGAACGTCGAGGCGGAGTTCCGCCGGGCGGCCGAGAGCCTCGGCGCGTCCTCGAGGAACGTCTTCCGGCACGTGGTGCTGCCGGCGACGCTGCCGTCGATCATCACCGGGCTGTCGCTCGGCGTCGGCCTCGGGTGGATCACGGTCGTCGCCGCCGAACTCGTCACCGGCGGTCCCGGACTCGGCTACATCATCATCCGGGGGTCGCGGCTGCGGAACAAACAGACCATCGTCATCGGTATGCTCGCGGTCGGCGCGCTCGGATACGCGTCGTCCGCACTCGTCGCGCGACTCGGCCGATGGCTCACCCCCTGGACCGACGCGGAGTGA
- a CDS encoding ABC transporter substrate-binding protein, whose translation MRTSAVAGAGALAGCIGSATELDRTLTMGYQPFSAHAWEALVMKHSDIPQKYLPDGYSLEWQSALQGAVIGNRISVGKNQAGWMGDMPALTTIAQNETPASLVGLANWSRGQQCNLLVVPRDSPIEETSDIAGETVGVTKGSCTHRYLLRLLEAEDIDVTMEDTGISTILANLREGRIAAGLGWEPSIAKSVFQDDLTRYVSTGAEYDVIDAGGIPMTDNLIHNHREAAKGILKAELEATRVLATQHERTLDLVSREGDLRYFDRSSLRWGVYRDPPIGEDVQRLKYATDFERAEEPGRLMKETGPRFLTRQGALEAPPPSDRYKPEVLDEAAAELDDAVEWSPRSTGGDASRATNSSNDGTATGESP comes from the coding sequence TTGCGGACGTCGGCCGTCGCGGGCGCGGGAGCGCTCGCGGGCTGTATCGGGTCTGCGACCGAACTCGATCGAACCCTGACGATGGGGTACCAGCCGTTCTCCGCGCACGCGTGGGAGGCGCTCGTGATGAAACACAGCGACATCCCGCAGAAGTACCTCCCCGACGGTTACTCGTTGGAGTGGCAGTCGGCGCTCCAAGGAGCGGTCATCGGGAACCGCATCAGCGTCGGAAAGAACCAGGCGGGGTGGATGGGAGACATGCCGGCGCTGACGACCATCGCTCAGAACGAGACACCGGCCAGCCTCGTCGGCCTCGCCAACTGGTCGCGGGGCCAGCAGTGTAACCTCCTCGTCGTCCCCCGCGACTCCCCCATCGAGGAGACGTCGGACATCGCCGGCGAGACCGTCGGCGTCACGAAGGGGTCGTGTACGCACCGCTATCTCCTCCGACTGCTCGAAGCCGAAGACATCGACGTCACCATGGAGGACACCGGCATCTCGACCATCCTCGCGAACCTCCGGGAGGGCCGAATCGCGGCGGGTCTCGGATGGGAGCCCTCGATAGCGAAGTCGGTGTTTCAGGACGACCTGACCCGGTACGTCTCGACCGGCGCCGAGTACGACGTCATCGACGCCGGCGGTATCCCGATGACCGACAACCTGATACACAACCACCGCGAGGCCGCGAAGGGGATTCTGAAGGCCGAACTCGAAGCGACGCGGGTCCTCGCGACCCAGCACGAACGGACGCTCGACCTGGTCTCTCGGGAGGGCGACCTGCGGTACTTCGACCGGTCGTCGCTTCGGTGGGGCGTCTACAGGGACCCGCCCATCGGCGAGGACGTCCAACGCCTGAAGTACGCGACCGACTTCGAACGGGCCGAGGAGCCGGGCCGACTGATGAAAGAGACCGGCCCGCGGTTTCTCACCCGGCAGGGGGCGCTCGAGGCACCCCCGCCGTCCGACCGGTACAAACCGGAGGTCCTCGACGAGGCGGCGGCCGAACTCGACGACGCCGTCGAGTGGTCGCCGCGGTCGACCGGCGGCGACGCGTCGAGAGCGACGAACTCCTCGAACGATGGGACCGCGACGGGGGAGAGCCCGTGA
- a CDS encoding cytochrome P450: MSIRPPGPNGVPLFGSGRQYAKDPFTFLTQVSESYGDVVRFGLGPLDTYMLTNPADVERVLVSNDARYRKPDFQDDAFGTLLGDGLLLSEGERWRKQRRLAQPSFAPGRISALGETMTDHAESMVAGWSDGEVRDVQLEMARVTVKIIVEAMFGSSLDDERVKAVQENLEPLGKRFEPDPMRFLVPDWAPTRENREYAESVGVLEEVIDDVVSERRGTEDDPAAAVADGDEGGAPMDLLSVLLRAQGRGEQTGRQIRDEMMTMLLAGHDTTALTLTYTWYLLSQHPEAEAEVQEEVEAVCGGETPTAADVRRFDYVERVIQEAMRLYPPVYVVFREPKVDVRLGGYRIPAGSAIMLPQWVVHRSPRWYDSPEEFDPDRWLPARRAERPRFSYFPFGGGPRHCIGKRFSMMEAQLILATVVQQYELDYVRDEPFSLRGSLTMHPEEPMGMRLRER, translated from the coding sequence ATGAGCATCCGACCGCCGGGTCCGAACGGCGTACCGCTGTTCGGGAGCGGACGGCAGTACGCGAAGGACCCGTTCACCTTCCTGACGCAGGTGTCGGAGTCGTACGGCGACGTGGTCCGGTTCGGACTCGGACCGCTGGACACGTACATGCTGACGAACCCCGCCGACGTCGAGCGGGTGTTGGTGTCCAACGACGCGCGCTATCGGAAGCCCGACTTCCAGGACGACGCGTTCGGGACGTTGCTCGGCGACGGACTGCTGTTGAGCGAGGGCGAACGGTGGCGAAAACAGCGCCGACTGGCGCAGCCCTCCTTCGCCCCCGGCCGCATCTCGGCGCTCGGCGAGACGATGACCGACCACGCCGAGTCGATGGTCGCCGGCTGGTCGGACGGCGAGGTGCGCGACGTGCAGTTGGAGATGGCCCGCGTGACGGTGAAGATAATCGTCGAGGCGATGTTCGGGTCGTCGCTGGACGACGAGCGGGTGAAAGCGGTTCAGGAGAACCTCGAACCCCTCGGCAAGCGGTTCGAACCGGACCCGATGCGCTTTCTCGTCCCCGACTGGGCGCCGACGCGGGAGAACCGCGAGTACGCCGAGTCCGTCGGGGTGCTGGAGGAGGTCATCGACGACGTCGTCTCGGAGCGACGCGGCACCGAGGACGACCCGGCGGCGGCCGTCGCCGACGGGGACGAAGGCGGCGCGCCGATGGACCTCCTGTCGGTGCTCCTGCGGGCGCAGGGGCGCGGCGAACAGACCGGCCGGCAGATACGCGACGAGATGATGACGATGCTCCTGGCCGGGCACGACACGACGGCGCTGACGCTGACGTACACGTGGTACCTGCTCTCGCAGCACCCCGAGGCGGAGGCCGAGGTGCAAGAGGAGGTCGAAGCGGTGTGCGGCGGCGAGACGCCCACCGCCGCAGACGTGCGGCGGTTCGACTACGTCGAGCGGGTGATTCAGGAGGCGATGCGGCTGTACCCGCCGGTGTACGTCGTCTTCCGCGAACCGAAGGTGGACGTGCGCCTCGGGGGGTACCGCATCCCGGCGGGGTCGGCCATCATGCTCCCGCAGTGGGTGGTCCACCGGTCGCCGCGGTGGTACGATTCGCCGGAGGAGTTCGACCCCGACCGGTGGCTCCCCGCCCGTCGCGCCGAGCGGCCGCGGTTCTCGTACTTCCCGTTCGGCGGGGGCCCGCGCCACTGCATCGGCAAGCGCTTCTCGATGATGGAGGCGCAACTCATCCTCGCGACGGTGGTACAGCAGTACGAACTCGACTACGTCCGGGACGAGCCGTTCAGCCTGCGGGGGTCGCTGACGATGCACCCCGAGGAGCCGATGGGAATGCGACTGCGCGAGCGGTAG
- a CDS encoding 2'-5' RNA ligase family protein, which yields MFSLNVPVPGRVERLASELHPALTSFDSIRERHSLVVKRFDTSLDDDADSLPRLRERLRGTLRGVDPFEVRTDGIGAFEIPTKGSGPVVYLAIDSPGLFDLHDRLCAEFGTVPEMEGDDYTPHVTLARGGRIEDARALTERRVEDVRWTVEEVRVWDGRYREDAARIPL from the coding sequence GTGTTCAGCCTCAACGTGCCCGTTCCAGGCCGGGTCGAACGCCTCGCCTCGGAGCTCCACCCGGCGCTGACCTCGTTCGACTCCATCCGCGAGCGGCATTCGCTGGTCGTCAAGCGCTTCGACACGTCGCTCGACGACGACGCGGACTCGCTGCCCCGCCTCCGCGAGCGACTCCGGGGGACGCTCCGCGGCGTCGACCCGTTCGAGGTGCGAACCGACGGCATCGGCGCCTTCGAGATACCCACCAAGGGGTCGGGACCGGTCGTCTACCTCGCAATCGACAGCCCCGGCCTGTTCGACCTGCACGACCGGCTCTGCGCCGAGTTCGGCACCGTCCCCGAGATGGAGGGAGACGACTACACCCCGCACGTGACGCTCGCCCGCGGCGGGCGAATCGAGGACGCGAGAGCGCTCACCGAGCGGAGAGTGGAGGACGTCCGCTGGACCGTCGAGGAGGTCCGCGTCTGGGACGGGCGCTACCGCGAGGACGCCGCGCGCATCCCGCTCTGA
- a CDS encoding DUF7554 family protein: MFPDARGKLDVEDLLRLVLVLVVVWLVLEIVGGVLGILAGLLGPLRPLLGIAVVALIVLWLLDRI; the protein is encoded by the coding sequence ATGTTCCCCGACGCGCGCGGCAAACTCGACGTGGAAGACCTCCTCAGATTAGTCCTCGTCCTCGTCGTCGTCTGGCTCGTCCTCGAAATCGTCGGCGGCGTCCTCGGCATCCTCGCGGGCCTGCTCGGCCCCCTCCGACCGCTCCTCGGTATCGCCGTCGTCGCCCTCATCGTCCTCTGGTTGCTCGACCGCATCTGA
- a CDS encoding SPFH domain-containing protein has product MANLFRELGRLSASGPPDWLMSGVAGVLAVFVALAVVGFNPAVLLGVLALVLVVATVFSAVELVNAYERTALTVFGEYRKLLEPGFNLVPPFVSKTYPFDMRTQTLNVPSQEAITEDNSPVTADAVVYIRVKDAKKAFLEVDDYRNAVSYLAQTSLRAVIGDMELDETLSRRDEINRRIYAQLNEPTNEWGVEVESVEVSEVRPSPGVENAMEEQTSAERRRRAMILEAQGKRRSAVEQAEGEKQSNIIRAQGEKQSQILEAQGDAISTVLRAKSAESMGERAIVDRGLESLRRIGESPSTTYVLPQELTSLLGRYGRQLSDSDVQESAGLESREFDEETRELIGLDDIEEILGEVEELANGDAGERDVHLEETRER; this is encoded by the coding sequence ATGGCAAACCTGTTCCGCGAACTCGGGCGCCTGTCCGCGAGCGGTCCCCCGGATTGGCTGATGTCCGGCGTTGCCGGCGTTCTCGCCGTCTTCGTCGCCCTCGCGGTGGTCGGGTTCAACCCGGCGGTCCTCCTCGGCGTCCTCGCCCTCGTCCTCGTCGTCGCCACGGTGTTCAGCGCCGTCGAGCTAGTGAACGCCTACGAGCGGACGGCGCTGACGGTGTTCGGCGAGTATCGGAAACTGCTCGAACCGGGGTTCAACCTCGTGCCGCCGTTCGTCTCGAAGACGTACCCGTTCGACATGCGGACGCAGACGCTGAACGTGCCCTCTCAGGAGGCCATCACCGAGGACAACTCGCCGGTCACCGCCGACGCCGTCGTCTACATCCGCGTGAAGGACGCCAAGAAGGCCTTTCTGGAGGTCGACGACTACCGGAACGCGGTGTCGTACCTCGCGCAGACGTCGCTGCGGGCCGTCATCGGCGACATGGAACTGGACGAGACGCTGTCGCGGCGCGACGAGATAAACCGCCGCATCTACGCCCAACTGAACGAACCGACGAACGAGTGGGGCGTCGAAGTCGAGTCCGTCGAGGTGAGCGAGGTGCGGCCCTCCCCCGGCGTGGAGAACGCGATGGAAGAACAGACCTCCGCCGAGCGCCGCCGCCGCGCCATGATTCTGGAGGCGCAGGGGAAGCGGCGCTCCGCCGTCGAGCAGGCCGAAGGGGAGAAGCAGTCGAACATCATCCGCGCGCAGGGGGAGAAACAGAGCCAGATTCTGGAGGCGCAGGGCGACGCCATCTCGACGGTCCTGAGGGCCAAATCCGCCGAGTCGATGGGCGAACGCGCCATCGTCGACAGGGGGTTGGAGTCGCTCCGCCGCATCGGGGAGTCGCCGTCGACGACGTACGTCCTCCCGCAGGAACTCACGAGTCTGTTAGGGCGGTACGGCCGGCAGTTGAGCGATTCGGACGTCCAGGAGTCGGCGGGGTTGGAGAGCCGGGAGTTCGACGAGGAGACGCGCGAACTCATCGGCCTCGACGACATCGAGGAGATTCTGGGCGAGGTGGAGGAGTTGGCGAACGGCGACGCCGGAGAGCGGGACGTCCACCTCGAAGAGACGCGGGAGCGGTAG
- a CDS encoding sulfite exporter TauE/SafE family protein, translating into MSSDTSDPLRKTLLKYQHVFVLLAPVVFVTILLIAAPTQGSVGTDYWLEFWWLFPAFLLGATIVNTVGISGSALFVPFLIFIFPLFAAPLEPETIVKVGLISEAFGLSSSSIAFIQYGLVDRRLALTLVGGAVPFVVAGALLSFVIPEVVFHSLLGLALLAASYLLFRADLGHDESGSSDEAVADGGPVDPDLPNDDGKLGPAGVDTDTDGNVTRVDRDGDDYSYTRGGYTRRFANYSIGGLFQGLAGFGVGELGIISMLGTKVPVRVAIGTNHIVVALTAILASLVHVFGGGLVGGHSLSLATTPWNMVVFTVPAATLGGQIAPYVSNALETDTIKNFVGVLFAIISVALFVMAAGNVI; encoded by the coding sequence ATGAGTTCTGACACCTCGGACCCCCTACGGAAGACGCTTCTCAAGTACCAACACGTGTTCGTGCTCCTCGCGCCGGTGGTTTTCGTCACCATCCTCCTCATCGCCGCGCCCACGCAGGGGAGCGTCGGCACGGACTACTGGCTGGAGTTCTGGTGGCTGTTCCCGGCGTTCCTGCTCGGCGCCACTATCGTCAACACCGTCGGAATCAGCGGGTCGGCGCTGTTCGTGCCGTTTCTCATCTTCATCTTCCCGCTGTTCGCCGCACCCCTCGAACCCGAGACGATAGTCAAGGTCGGTCTCATCAGCGAGGCGTTCGGCCTGTCGAGTTCGTCCATCGCGTTCATCCAGTACGGCCTCGTCGACCGCCGACTGGCGCTGACGCTCGTCGGCGGCGCCGTCCCGTTCGTCGTCGCCGGCGCTCTGCTGTCGTTCGTCATCCCCGAGGTGGTGTTCCACTCGCTGCTCGGACTGGCGCTCCTGGCGGCGTCGTACCTGCTGTTCCGCGCGGACCTCGGGCACGACGAGTCGGGCAGTAGCGACGAGGCCGTCGCCGACGGCGGCCCCGTCGACCCGGACCTGCCGAACGACGACGGGAAACTCGGTCCCGCCGGCGTCGACACCGACACCGACGGCAACGTGACGCGCGTCGACCGCGACGGCGACGACTACAGTTACACGCGCGGCGGCTACACCCGTCGGTTCGCCAACTACAGCATCGGCGGTCTGTTCCAAGGGCTCGCCGGGTTCGGCGTCGGCGAACTCGGCATCATCTCGATGCTGGGAACGAAGGTGCCCGTCCGCGTCGCCATCGGCACGAACCACATCGTCGTCGCCCTCACGGCCATCCTCGCCTCCCTCGTCCACGTCTTCGGCGGCGGACTCGTCGGCGGCCACTCGCTCAGTCTGGCGACGACGCCGTGGAACATGGTGGTCTTCACCGTCCCGGCCGCCACTCTCGGCGGACAGATAGCGCCCTACGTGTCGAACGCCTTGGAGACGGACACCATCAAGAACTTCGTCGGCGTCCTCTTCGCCATCATCTCGGTCGCGCTGTTCGTCATGGCCGCGGGCAACGTCATCTGA
- a CDS encoding FxLYD domain-containing protein, whose amino-acid sequence MFRRKFVKAAGATMVGGLLAGCSGSSGGSTETGTGSATGTETTDGMGEGTTEGSGTGTGSGDALDIDGEILEDSPPGLEVTDRELYQNASAVGFRGTVSNTGDVPYENVQVQVTLQDDQGEVLYEFIDEAETEATQTLAPDSEWEFDVVFEEANMAEVANYTIELDGDRAESPGDETVSDGTGTAMNETMTTESS is encoded by the coding sequence ATGTTCCGTAGAAAGTTCGTCAAGGCGGCAGGTGCGACGATGGTCGGCGGTCTGCTCGCGGGATGTTCAGGTAGCTCCGGCGGGAGCACGGAGACGGGCACCGGGTCCGCTACCGGCACGGAGACGACCGACGGCATGGGCGAAGGCACGACCGAAGGGTCGGGCACCGGCACCGGAAGCGGCGACGCCCTCGATATCGACGGCGAGATTCTGGAGGACTCCCCGCCCGGTCTGGAGGTCACCGACCGCGAACTCTACCAGAACGCGAGCGCCGTCGGCTTCCGAGGGACGGTCTCGAACACGGGCGACGTGCCCTACGAGAACGTGCAGGTCCAAGTCACGCTTCAGGACGACCAGGGCGAGGTGCTCTACGAGTTCATCGACGAGGCCGAGACGGAGGCGACCCAGACGCTCGCACCCGATTCGGAGTGGGAGTTCGACGTGGTCTTCGAGGAGGCCAACATGGCTGAGGTCGCGAACTACACCATCGAACTCGACGGCGACCGAGCGGAGTCGCCCGGCGACGAGACGGTGAGCGACGGTACCGGTACGGCGATGAACGAGACGATGACGACCGAGAGTTCGTAA
- the uvrB gene encoding excinuclease ABC subunit UvrB, with the protein MSDSSGSGGALTPDRPGANRRFRVDAPFDPAGDQPEAIEQLARGFREGMEKQTLLGVTGSGKTNTVSWTVEEVQKPTLVIAHNKTLAAQLYEEFKNLFPDNAVEYFVSYYDYYQPEAYVEQTDTFIDKDMSINEEIDRLRHSATRSLLTRDDVIVVASVSAIYGLGDPNNYTDMSLRLEVGDTMDRDDLLAQLVDLNYERNDVDFQQGTFRVRGDTVEVFPMYGRYAVRIEFWGDEIDRMQKLDPFKGEVQSDEPAVIVHPAEHYSIPEDQLERAITEIEDLMEDRVGYFERQGDLVAAQRIEERTTFDIEMLQETGYCSGIENYSVHMSNRDPGDPPYTLLDYFPDDFLTVIDESHQTLPQIRGQFAGDKARKDSLVENGFRLPTAYDNRPLTFEEFEEKTDQTLYVSATPGDYEREHSEQIAEQIVRPTHLVDPKVEISEATGQVDDLMDRISERIERDERTLVTTLTKRMAEDLTEYLEEAGVAVAYMHDETDTLERHELIRDLRLGNIDVLVGINLLREGLDIPEVSLVAILDADQEGFLRSETTLVQTMGRAARNVEGEVVLYADETTDSMAAAIEETQRRREIQTEFNEKHGHEPTTIEKEVGETNLPGSDSDSSRSSSEQPANEEEARERLDYLEDRMQEAADNLEFELAADIRDRMRKIREEFDAFEADEGVEPEADPLEDDGLAPPEDF; encoded by the coding sequence ATGAGTGATTCGTCCGGTTCCGGCGGCGCACTGACTCCGGACCGTCCCGGCGCTAACCGTCGGTTCCGCGTCGACGCCCCGTTCGACCCGGCCGGCGACCAACCCGAGGCCATCGAGCAGTTGGCCCGGGGGTTCCGCGAGGGCATGGAGAAGCAGACGCTCCTCGGCGTCACCGGGTCTGGCAAGACCAACACCGTCTCCTGGACCGTCGAAGAGGTGCAGAAACCGACGCTGGTCATCGCGCACAACAAGACGCTCGCCGCGCAGTTGTACGAGGAGTTCAAGAACCTCTTTCCCGACAACGCGGTGGAGTACTTCGTCTCCTACTACGACTACTACCAACCGGAGGCGTACGTCGAGCAGACGGACACCTTCATCGACAAGGATATGTCCATCAACGAGGAGATAGACCGCCTGCGCCACTCGGCCACCCGGTCGCTTCTCACCCGGGACGACGTCATCGTCGTCGCGTCCGTCTCGGCCATCTACGGCCTCGGCGACCCGAACAACTACACCGACATGTCGCTCCGTCTGGAGGTGGGCGACACGATGGACCGCGACGACCTGCTCGCCCAACTGGTCGACCTGAACTACGAGCGCAACGACGTCGACTTCCAGCAGGGGACGTTCCGCGTCCGCGGCGACACCGTCGAGGTGTTCCCCATGTACGGCCGCTACGCCGTCCGCATCGAGTTCTGGGGCGACGAGATAGACCGGATGCAGAAACTCGACCCCTTCAAGGGCGAGGTCCAATCCGACGAACCCGCCGTCATCGTCCACCCGGCGGAGCACTACTCCATCCCCGAGGACCAACTGGAGCGGGCGATTACGGAGATAGAGGACCTGATGGAGGACCGAGTCGGCTACTTCGAGCGACAGGGCGACCTCGTGGCGGCCCAGCGAATCGAGGAGCGAACGACGTTCGACATCGAGATGCTGCAGGAGACGGGTTACTGTTCGGGAATCGAGAACTACTCGGTCCACATGTCGAACCGCGACCCCGGCGACCCGCCGTACACGCTGCTCGACTACTTCCCCGACGACTTCCTCACCGTCATCGACGAGTCCCACCAGACCCTCCCCCAGATTCGGGGGCAGTTCGCGGGCGACAAGGCGCGGAAGGACTCGCTGGTCGAGAACGGCTTCCGCCTCCCGACGGCGTACGACAACCGCCCGCTGACGTTCGAGGAGTTCGAGGAGAAGACCGACCAGACGCTGTACGTCTCCGCGACGCCCGGCGACTACGAGCGAGAGCACTCCGAGCAGATAGCCGAACAGATCGTCCGCCCGACCCACCTCGTCGACCCGAAGGTCGAGATATCGGAGGCGACCGGGCAGGTGGACGACCTGATGGACCGCATCTCGGAGCGAATCGAACGCGACGAGCGAACGCTGGTGACGACGCTGACGAAACGGATGGCCGAGGACCTCACCGAGTACCTCGAAGAGGCGGGCGTCGCCGTGGCGTACATGCACGACGAGACGGACACCCTGGAGCGCCACGAACTCATCCGCGACCTGCGCCTCGGCAACATCGACGTGCTGGTCGGCATCAACCTCCTGCGGGAGGGATTGGACATCCCCGAGGTGTCGCTCGTCGCCATCCTCGACGCCGACCAGGAGGGCTTCCTCCGCTCGGAGACGACGCTCGTCCAGACGATGGGGCGGGCCGCCCGCAACGTCGAGGGCGAGGTCGTCCTCTACGCCGACGAGACGACCGACTCGATGGCCGCCGCGATAGAGGAGACGCAGCGACGCCGCGAGATTCAGACCGAGTTCAACGAGAAGCACGGCCACGAACCGACGACCATCGAGAAGGAAGTCGGCGAGACGAATCTGCCGGGCAGCGACTCGGACTCCTCGCGGTCCTCCTCGGAGCAACCGGCGAACGAGGAGGAGGCGCGCGAACGCCTCGACTACCTCGAAGACCGGATGCAGGAGGCCGCGGACAACTTGGAGTTCGAACTCGCCGCGGACATCCGCGACCGGATGCGGAAGATACGGGAGGAGTTCGACGCGTTCGAGGCGGACGAGGGCGTCGAACCGGAGGCCGACCCGCTGGAGGACGACGGTCTCGCCCCGCCCGAGGACTTCTGA